The following proteins come from a genomic window of Deltaproteobacteria bacterium:
- a CDS encoding MBL fold metallo-hydrolase, which translates to MPRLIGFIAMMLVSSFSYQVGAAPPGTADLVKARQLFFGAENVDARSGEVDKQKVVFSWITNASVAASVNGRVVLLDSYVHRAETAPGRTPFVVEDLVKLNPEAIFLGHGHFDHADNAAYIAGKLGIPIYASEETCDAMQADAASLFAARLIPVSTVACHDVTTAGSTPGAEILTLSQLEPVACIIAFRHLHSTTTPPDHDFPIAPVLNVADARDPQMYPPGTALSYPSSGSRGPGGPISIFYQFVMRGDNRFAFVWHNTTGALKEGCGLDRCWGPAVGQHLTEIMRSLPSTDVEFGSMVSLGYPTNGMRDVVLYNLAIHPKVYVPIHQTNAALPTSSLEFKIAYLKQLDFMNVAQSDRPEPRWMVDPNEYIKALVYDPKDARWSKSDKSKPDLCK; encoded by the coding sequence ATGCCTCGTTTGATCGGGTTCATCGCAATGATGCTCGTCTCGTCGTTCTCGTACCAGGTTGGCGCGGCGCCTCCGGGGACCGCGGACTTGGTCAAAGCGCGCCAGCTCTTCTTCGGCGCGGAGAATGTCGACGCACGCTCGGGAGAAGTCGATAAGCAGAAGGTCGTCTTCTCCTGGATCACGAACGCGAGCGTCGCCGCGTCCGTAAACGGGCGAGTGGTCCTGCTGGACTCCTACGTCCATCGCGCCGAAACGGCGCCGGGGCGGACCCCGTTCGTCGTCGAAGACCTGGTGAAGCTCAACCCGGAAGCCATCTTCCTCGGACACGGGCACTTCGATCACGCCGACAATGCAGCGTACATCGCCGGCAAGCTCGGCATTCCCATCTATGCATCGGAGGAAACCTGCGACGCGATGCAAGCGGATGCCGCAAGTCTCTTCGCCGCACGGCTCATCCCCGTCTCCACCGTCGCGTGCCACGACGTGACGACCGCCGGCTCGACGCCCGGTGCGGAGATCCTGACGCTCTCGCAGCTCGAGCCGGTCGCCTGCATCATCGCGTTCAGGCACCTGCACTCCACGACAACGCCTCCGGACCACGATTTCCCCATCGCTCCGGTCCTCAACGTCGCCGACGCGCGCGATCCGCAAATGTATCCGCCGGGGACGGCGCTATCGTATCCGTCGAGCGGTTCGCGCGGACCGGGCGGACCCATCAGCATTTTCTACCAATTCGTCATGCGCGGCGATAACCGGTTCGCGTTCGTCTGGCACAACACCACCGGCGCGCTCAAGGAAGGCTGCGGGCTCGACAGGTGCTGGGGGCCGGCGGTCGGGCAACACCTCACGGAGATCATGCGCTCGTTGCCCTCGACTGACGTCGAGTTCGGTTCGATGGTCAGCCTGGGATATCCGACGAACGGCATGCGCGACGTGGTCCTGTACAACCTGGCGATCCATCCGAAGGTCTACGTCCCGATCCACCAGACCAATGCGGCGCTCCCGACATCGTCGCTCGAGTTCAAGATCGCGTACCTGAAGCAACTGGATTTCATGAACGTCGCTCAGAGCGACCGGCCCGAGCCCCGCTGGATGGTCGACCCAAACGAGTATATCAAGGCGCTGGTATACGACCCGAAGGATGCGCGCTGGTCGAAGTCCGATAAGTCGAAGCCCGATCTTTGCAAATAA
- a CDS encoding bifunctional sulfate adenylyltransferase/adenylylsulfate kinase, with amino-acid sequence MIAPHGGTLVSLIASDARAAGLRAESQAWPSWDLTPRQLCDLELLLNGGFSPLCGFMTRPDYNRVCSEMRLADGALWPMPVTLDVSEAVARDQRVGSELALRDAEGVMVAVLHVADVWQSDRAAEAQAVFGTTSLTHPGVAHLLGQPADWYVGGKVEGLQLPVHHDFRSLRLTPQEVRAEFTRRGWRRVVAFQTRNPMHRAHQELTLRAVKEAQSNLLIHPSVGMTKPGDVDHYTRVRCYEALIPTYPPHTAMLSLLPLAMRMGGPREALWHAIIRKNYGCTHLIVGRDHAGPGNDADGKQFYGPYDAQDLLQRHEEELGISAVRFREMVYAPSLDQYVLEDQIPATAEAVNISGTEQRRRLRLGLELPHWFTFAAVERELRRSNPPRSRQGFTVFFTGLSGAGKSTIANVLLVKLLEMGGRHVTLLDGDIVRKNLSSELGFSKEHRDINIRRIGFVAAEITKNGGVAICAPIAPYDAVRKEVRAMIEPEGGYVLVHVATPLAICEARDRKGLYAKARAGVVKEFTGISDPYEPPADAEVVLDTAHLSPSEAAQEILLYLEREGFVGPVEIEINSR; translated from the coding sequence CTGATCGCCCCGCACGGCGGTACCCTCGTATCGCTGATTGCCTCTGACGCACGTGCCGCAGGACTCCGTGCTGAATCCCAAGCGTGGCCTTCCTGGGACCTGACGCCGCGTCAGCTCTGCGACCTGGAACTGCTCCTGAACGGCGGGTTCTCACCGCTGTGCGGTTTCATGACGCGTCCTGATTACAATCGCGTCTGCAGCGAGATGCGGCTTGCGGACGGCGCGCTCTGGCCCATGCCGGTGACGCTCGACGTGAGCGAGGCGGTGGCGCGCGATCAGCGCGTCGGATCCGAGCTCGCGCTCCGCGACGCCGAGGGCGTCATGGTCGCCGTCCTCCACGTGGCTGATGTCTGGCAATCCGACCGCGCCGCCGAGGCGCAGGCGGTTTTCGGGACGACCAGTCTGACGCACCCAGGTGTCGCCCATCTGTTGGGCCAGCCAGCGGATTGGTACGTGGGAGGCAAAGTCGAAGGTCTGCAGCTTCCCGTCCACCATGACTTCCGCTCCCTTCGTCTCACGCCGCAAGAAGTGCGCGCCGAGTTCACTCGCCGCGGCTGGCGGCGGGTCGTCGCGTTCCAGACGCGCAATCCGATGCACCGGGCGCACCAGGAGCTGACGCTGCGCGCCGTCAAGGAAGCGCAATCCAATCTCCTGATCCATCCGAGCGTGGGAATGACGAAGCCGGGGGACGTGGATCACTACACGCGCGTCCGCTGCTACGAGGCGCTCATCCCGACATACCCGCCGCACACAGCCATGCTGTCGCTCCTCCCGCTCGCCATGCGGATGGGAGGTCCACGCGAGGCGTTGTGGCACGCCATCATCCGGAAGAACTATGGCTGCACGCATCTCATCGTCGGTCGCGACCACGCGGGGCCGGGCAACGACGCTGACGGAAAGCAGTTCTACGGCCCCTATGATGCGCAGGACCTGCTTCAGCGTCACGAAGAGGAACTTGGCATTTCTGCCGTGCGTTTCCGCGAGATGGTGTACGCGCCATCCCTCGATCAGTACGTCCTCGAGGATCAGATTCCTGCGACAGCCGAGGCGGTGAACATCTCCGGCACCGAGCAGCGACGGCGGCTCCGGCTGGGCCTCGAGCTGCCGCACTGGTTCACTTTTGCTGCTGTGGAGAGAGAGCTGCGCCGATCGAATCCGCCGCGGTCGCGGCAGGGTTTCACCGTGTTCTTCACCGGCCTCTCAGGCGCCGGCAAATCGACCATCGCCAACGTCCTCCTCGTGAAGCTGCTCGAGATGGGCGGCAGACACGTGACGCTGCTCGATGGCGACATCGTGCGGAAGAACCTCTCCTCCGAGCTCGGATTTTCGAAGGAGCACCGCGACATCAACATCCGGCGCATCGGGTTCGTCGCCGCCGAGATCACGAAGAACGGTGGCGTGGCAATCTGCGCCCCCATCGCTCCTTACGACGCCGTGCGAAAGGAAGTGCGGGCGATGATCGAGCCGGAGGGCGGGTACGTGCTCGTCCACGTCGCGACGCCGCTCGCGATCTGCGAGGCTCGCGACCGCAAAGGACTCTACGCCAAGGCGCGCGCCGGCGTCGTGAAGGAATTCACTGGAATCTCGGATCCGTACGAGCCGCCCGCGGATGCCGAAGTCGTCCTCGACACCGCGCATCTGAGTCCGTCCGAGGCAGCGCAGGAGATCCTGCTCTACCTCGAGCGCGAGGGTTTCGTCGGCCCAGTGGAAATCGAAATCAATAGCAGATGA
- a CDS encoding exo-alpha-sialidase: MPDRVLLTIGTKKGLFVAQAPGSRGKFALRGPFGPGVDVYASLIDTRGRRPRIYASSCNPFFGMKILRSDDLGKTFEETKSFPAFPKEDGRALKNIWSLEPGSDEQDLWCGVEPASLFRSRDGGDSWEMVAGISNHEHARKWQPGAGGLCLHTILPDGERIHLGISTGGHYLSEDGGRTFAPSNKGIGVGFAPDPFPEWGQCVHKIARHKDAPGRLYLQNHGGFPDRPGIGVVRSDDHGRTWRSIAKGLPSDFGFPILVHPHEPDTVFVLPLEPMTRTCPGGSPAVWRSENGGGSWKKLAGGFPQKETFFTVLRDSMAIDEMKSPALYFGTTTGQLWMGREGGEKWSCLFESLPPIHNVKVAVV, encoded by the coding sequence GTGCCGGACCGCGTGCTCTTGACCATCGGGACCAAGAAGGGCCTTTTCGTCGCGCAGGCGCCCGGCTCGCGCGGCAAATTCGCGCTGCGCGGGCCGTTCGGGCCCGGCGTGGACGTCTACGCCTCGCTCATCGACACGCGCGGCAGGAGGCCGCGCATCTACGCCTCGAGCTGCAATCCTTTCTTCGGCATGAAGATCCTGCGCTCGGACGACCTGGGCAAGACCTTCGAGGAGACGAAATCGTTCCCCGCCTTTCCCAAGGAGGACGGGCGCGCGCTGAAGAACATCTGGTCGCTCGAGCCGGGATCGGACGAGCAGGACCTGTGGTGCGGCGTCGAGCCGGCCTCGCTCTTCCGCAGCCGCGACGGGGGCGACTCCTGGGAGATGGTCGCCGGCATCAGCAACCACGAGCACGCGCGAAAGTGGCAGCCGGGGGCCGGCGGCCTCTGCCTGCACACCATCCTGCCCGACGGAGAGCGCATTCATCTCGGCATTTCCACCGGCGGCCACTATCTCAGCGAGGATGGCGGGCGCACGTTCGCGCCCTCCAACAAGGGCATCGGCGTCGGGTTCGCTCCCGATCCTTTCCCCGAGTGGGGCCAGTGCGTGCACAAGATCGCCCGCCACAAGGACGCGCCCGGCCGGCTCTACTTGCAGAACCACGGCGGCTTCCCCGATCGCCCGGGCATCGGCGTGGTGCGCAGCGACGACCACGGCCGCACCTGGCGCTCCATCGCCAAGGGGCTGCCCTCCGATTTCGGCTTCCCCATCCTCGTGCACCCGCACGAACCCGACACGGTCTTCGTGCTGCCACTCGAGCCGATGACGCGTACCTGCCCGGGCGGATCCCCCGCGGTCTGGCGCAGCGAGAACGGCGGCGGATCCTGGAAGAAGCTAGCGGGCGGATTCCCCCAGAAGGAAACCTTCTTCACCGTGCTGCGCGACTCGATGGCCATCGACGAGATGAAGTCGCCCGCGCTCTATTTCGGCACCACCACCGGCCAGCTATGGATGGGCCGCGAGGGCGGCGAGAAGTGGAGCTGCCTCTTCGAGTCACTCCCGCCCATCCACAACGTCAAGGTCGCGGTGGTGTAG
- a CDS encoding MoaD/ThiS family protein has product MATIHLPTALRKYCGGAADLPVSATTVRAALEELERSHPSLHRNICDETGAVRRHLNVFVNSDHMRDRQGLDTALAPGDVVTILAAVSGG; this is encoded by the coding sequence ATGGCGACCATCCACCTGCCCACGGCGCTGAGAAAGTACTGCGGCGGGGCCGCGGACCTGCCGGTCTCGGCAACGACGGTGCGGGCCGCTCTCGAGGAGCTGGAGCGAAGCCACCCATCTCTCCACCGCAATATCTGCGACGAGACCGGCGCGGTGCGCCGCCACCTCAACGTCTTCGTCAATTCCGACCACATGCGCGATCGCCAGGGGCTCGACACGGCGCTCGCGCCGGGCGATGTAGTCACCATCCTCGCTGCCGTCTCAGGAGGCTGA
- a CDS encoding helix-turn-helix transcriptional regulator has translation MSKKKARGIDGDAFLAAQLSDPRVRHHFEQRRIVHEVAVAVRGMRMGAGLTQAQLATRIGTSQPTIARLEKGLDVRTPRWDTLQRIARALGRQLKLKFAAPSDDGGLVEVEQPFRLYRKKGAAATAASRTHRSGGSVRRA, from the coding sequence ATGAGCAAGAAGAAAGCCAGGGGAATCGATGGCGATGCCTTCCTGGCTGCGCAGCTCTCCGACCCGCGCGTGCGCCACCATTTCGAACAGCGGCGCATCGTTCACGAGGTTGCCGTCGCAGTCAGGGGCATGCGCATGGGCGCGGGCCTCACCCAGGCCCAGCTCGCGACTCGGATCGGGACAAGCCAACCCACCATCGCGCGCCTTGAGAAGGGGCTCGACGTCCGCACGCCGCGTTGGGACACGCTACAACGCATCGCCAGGGCACTCGGCCGTCAGCTGAAGCTGAAGTTCGCCGCGCCGAGCGACGACGGTGGGCTCGTCGAAGTCGAGCAGCCATTCCGCCTGTACCGAAAGAAGGGCGCCGCTGCCACGGCCGCCTCGCGCACCCATCGTTCAGGCGGTTCAGTTCGCCGCGCCTGA
- a CDS encoding bifunctional nuclease family protein yields MGARGLVVLVGMLCLGTGAPDPIEMEVGGVLPLRGGGAAVVLIDSTRSKALPIAISGTEALSIQLRLTKQHYPRPLTHDLMESIVRELGGKIVRVQVDEIRGEAFIASVFVQVGQRTSRIDARPSDGIALALGNALPVFVARKVLDRAGMSPDALENPESAPTPSRRGPI; encoded by the coding sequence ATGGGCGCTCGCGGCCTGGTGGTTCTCGTCGGGATGCTGTGCCTGGGAACCGGCGCGCCCGATCCGATCGAGATGGAAGTGGGCGGGGTACTGCCGCTGCGCGGAGGCGGCGCCGCGGTGGTTCTCATCGATTCCACCAGGAGCAAGGCGTTGCCCATCGCGATCAGTGGCACGGAGGCGCTCTCCATCCAGCTCCGTCTGACGAAACAGCACTACCCGCGGCCGCTCACCCATGACCTGATGGAGTCGATCGTTCGCGAGCTGGGAGGCAAGATCGTGCGCGTGCAGGTCGACGAGATCCGTGGCGAGGCATTCATCGCCAGCGTGTTCGTGCAGGTGGGCCAGCGCACTTCGCGTATCGACGCACGTCCCTCCGACGGGATCGCACTGGCGCTTGGGAACGCGCTCCCTGTCTTCGTCGCGCGCAAGGTGCTCGACAGAGCGGGTATGTCGCCGGACGCGCTCGAGAATCCCGAGAGCGCGCCCACCCCGTCGCGGCGGGGACCTATTTGA